Part of the Nitratireductor thuwali genome, ACCTCGGCCTCGATCCGTTCCAGATCGGCCTGCACTTTCGCGGGGTCTCCGCCCTTCGCGCGCCGCAGTTCCAGCATCACATTCGAGGCGATGTCGGCCGACATGGTTGCCAACTCCGCTGTGGGCCAGGCGAATAGAAACCGTGGCGCGAACCCCCGGCCGCACATGCCGTAGTTGCCCGCCCCGTAGGAGCCGCCCACAATCACTGACAGCCGGGGCACCTTGGCCACTGACATGGCGTAGACCAGCTTGGCGCTATTCTTGGCGATGCCGCCGCGCTCGGCCTCGATGCCGACCATGAAGCCGGAAATGTTGTGCAGGAACAGAAGCGGAATGTTGCGCTGGTCGCACATCGACACGAACTGCGCGCCCTTGAGCGAACTGTCGGAGAGAAGCGCGCCGTTATTGCCGAGGATTCCGACGCGGTAGCCGTGGATGCGGGCGGTGCCGCAGACGAGCGTCTCGCCCCAGCTCGGCTTGAATTCACGGAACCCGCCCGCATCGATCATGCGCAGCAGAAGCTCTCGTACATCGTAGGGCTTCTTGCGGTCGGCGCTGATAACCCCCAACAGCTCTTCGGGATCGTGCAGGGGCGCGGCGGCGGGTGCATCCGGGGCCATCGTTCGCTTGAGGCCCAGATTGCCGACGATGTCGCGCATCAGCGCCAGCGCATGGTATTCGTCTTCGGCCAAATGGTCGCTTACGCCCGAGACGCGAGTATGCATTTCGGCCCCACCCAGCGTTTCGCCGTCCACCTCTTCATTGATCGCCACCTTGACGATGGAAGGGCCGCCAAGATGAATGCGCGCATTGTCGCGGACCATGATGACCTCGTCCGAGAGCGCCGGAATGTAGGCACCTCCCGCCGTGCAGCCGCCGAAGACGGCCGAGATCTGCGGCAGGCCGGAGGCCGACATATTGGTCTGGCGGTAAAAAGAATTGCCGAAATGACGGGCATCGGGGAAGACCCGGTCCTGCTCGGGCAGATAGGCGCCCCCGCAATCGACGAGATAAAGACAGGGCAGACGGTTTTCCGCCGCGATCTCCTGCGCGCGGATGTGCTTCTTGACGGTTTCGTGATAGAAGGAGCCGCCTTTTACCGTGGCGTCGTTGGCGATCACCATGCAAGGCAGGCCGTGCACGATGCCAATGCCCGTGACGATCCCGGCGCCGGGCACGTCTCCGCCGTATTGTCCGTAGGCCGCCAGCGAAGAAAGCTCCATGAAGGCGGTGCCTGGATCCACCAGCAGGTCGATTCGTTCACGGACCAGAAGCTTGCCGCGGCTGCGGTGGCGTTCGACCATGTCGGGGCGCCCACCCGCGGTTGCAGCGGCGATCCGCGCACGCAATGTCTCGACGCGGGCTGTCTGTGCAGCGTGATTGCCCCTGAAGGTTTCCGAGCCGGCCAATACGGCCGACGTGAGTTCAG contains:
- a CDS encoding acyl-CoA carboxylase subunit beta — its product is MAELTSAVLAGSETFRGNHAAQTARVETLRARIAAATAGGRPDMVERHRSRGKLLVRERIDLLVDPGTAFMELSSLAAYGQYGGDVPGAGIVTGIGIVHGLPCMVIANDATVKGGSFYHETVKKHIRAQEIAAENRLPCLYLVDCGGAYLPEQDRVFPDARHFGNSFYRQTNMSASGLPQISAVFGGCTAGGAYIPALSDEVIMVRDNARIHLGGPSIVKVAINEEVDGETLGGAEMHTRVSGVSDHLAEDEYHALALMRDIVGNLGLKRTMAPDAPAAAPLHDPEELLGVISADRKKPYDVRELLLRMIDAGGFREFKPSWGETLVCGTARIHGYRVGILGNNGALLSDSSLKGAQFVSMCDQRNIPLLFLHNISGFMVGIEAERGGIAKNSAKLVYAMSVAKVPRLSVIVGGSYGAGNYGMCGRGFAPRFLFAWPTAELATMSADIASNVMLELRRAKGGDPAKVQADLERIEAEVRAQYAKQSDPYYATSRLWDDGLIEPGQTRDILGLCLAIVTSVPDSGRHTPVFRM